One Pseudalkalibacillus hwajinpoensis genomic window carries:
- a CDS encoding replication-relaxation family protein — MPVEALHDESIEYPYLYTKKGEVPFWDHPQMYGYKFLPKDYRPVATIEAVLSLYARKRIDETDIMILKVLGDAICCNEDQLRRYFSTKLTSSQVSKRLDKLRKMAFVERWKVRVRTDEEYKPPAPFVLGIAGYKLLKHYYNQDFFMDPNRWDSLGIGAVQRYVAVNEFRCRLIEARAASSWKWNALIADNKLIKKPMGVAEIVTPKGNINFLIDRPQMNQNYIGYLKDKLHNWKKVYQKYGNKLPISDFAENVPTVIIFASTISMAQQIHKEVMLDTFPYIVWFCIEEDMTVDGLDKAFYRPVKEDLQRFTLDFLKKLEKKEPVGNP, encoded by the coding sequence ATGCCCGTTGAAGCCTTGCACGATGAATCCATTGAATATCCGTACCTATATACAAAGAAAGGGGAGGTACCTTTTTGGGACCATCCCCAGATGTACGGTTATAAGTTTCTTCCTAAAGATTATAGACCTGTGGCGACGATTGAAGCAGTATTATCCCTATATGCTAGAAAGCGGATAGACGAAACCGATATAATGATTTTAAAAGTGCTTGGAGATGCGATCTGCTGCAATGAGGATCAGCTGAGACGTTATTTTTCTACTAAACTTACGAGCTCCCAGGTATCGAAACGCCTGGATAAGCTACGTAAAATGGCTTTTGTTGAACGATGGAAGGTCAGGGTTAGGACAGACGAAGAGTATAAACCACCCGCTCCCTTCGTATTAGGAATTGCTGGTTACAAGTTATTAAAACACTATTATAATCAAGACTTCTTCATGGACCCGAACCGTTGGGATTCGTTAGGAATTGGGGCAGTACAGCGATATGTCGCAGTAAATGAATTTCGATGCCGGTTGATTGAAGCTAGAGCGGCTTCCAGTTGGAAGTGGAATGCTCTCATCGCTGATAACAAACTTATTAAAAAACCAATGGGTGTAGCTGAAATTGTAACTCCGAAAGGAAATATTAACTTTTTAATTGATCGTCCTCAGATGAATCAGAATTATATAGGATATTTAAAAGATAAACTGCACAATTGGAAGAAAGTTTATCAAAAATACGGTAATAAGCTTCCTATTAGTGATTTTGCAGAAAACGTTCCCACAGTTATTATCTTTGCTTCGACAATTTCAATGGCGCAACAAATTCATAAAGAAGTCATGTTAGACACATTTCCGTATATAGTATGGTTTTGTATCGAAGAAGATATGACTGTAGATGGACTAGATAAAGCCTTCTATCGTCCAGTTAAAGAGGACTTACAAAGATTTACTCTAGACTTCTTGAAGAAATTAGAAAAGAAAGAGCCTGTGGGAAATCCATAA
- a CDS encoding HD-GYP domain-containing protein produces MTQVIEPSLLFKPLQELWEHDEYTFQHSLRVADRLKRFGEFLNMPREYQDDLYKLGALHDIGKTKIPREILNKSKPLTTDEWQLLRQHPVIGYNMLTGEGYSSNILSGLLYHHENYDGTGYPFKLKGGQLPLFAQILRIVDSFDAITNERTYQNASTVSEAINDMTRLQGRAYEPGLIEDFERMLHSIK; encoded by the coding sequence ATGACTCAGGTAATTGAACCATCACTATTATTTAAACCTCTCCAAGAACTTTGGGAGCATGATGAATATACATTTCAACACTCGCTTAGAGTGGCCGATCGCCTTAAGCGATTTGGTGAATTTTTAAACATGCCTAGAGAATATCAGGATGATTTATATAAACTCGGAGCCTTGCATGATATAGGTAAAACTAAGATTCCACGTGAAATATTGAATAAAAGTAAGCCTCTCACAACGGATGAATGGCAGTTGTTAAGGCAGCACCCCGTCATTGGCTATAACATGTTAACTGGAGAAGGCTATTCAAGTAATATCTTGAGTGGCCTTCTCTATCATCATGAAAATTATGATGGCACCGGGTATCCATTCAAATTGAAAGGTGGTCAACTACCTCTCTTTGCCCAAATCCTTAGAATTGTAGATAGTTTCGATGCCATTACAAATGAGCGTACTTATCAAAATGCATCTACTGTTTCGGAAGCTATAAATGACATGACTCGTTTACAAGGCCGTGCATATGAGCCAGGTCTTATTGAGGACTTTGAGAGGATGTTGCACTCAATTAAATAG
- a CDS encoding S1 RNA-binding domain-containing protein, translating to MEELKQSWKSDEELEELARIRRNRTITSGFVQSVGFLKMPIEENGRRVTKDVEVAIFDLRSGVRAYCPVHEFSEREYRSLSGFVTTQQEFIIDELDLENRIAIVSVKKADQMKHDQFWSQLQYEEQKGILSENTYEGVISGFNPETERIFVRINGVDCFMLKYDWDHGRVRDIASQIDRGSRVDVKVERIDLERKLVQVSRKATFDDPFDELEKLKSMDVIGGKISAVHPIHGIFVKLANGLEVKGSKPRNLEEPLVDDIVSCRIQAIDKDNRRCKVVITGYPQGKKKRKDMGAFLFETNAR from the coding sequence ATGGAAGAACTTAAGCAATCATGGAAGAGTGATGAAGAACTAGAAGAACTTGCGAGGATTCGCCGTAATAGAACAATCACATCTGGATTTGTTCAATCAGTAGGATTTCTAAAGATGCCCATTGAGGAAAATGGACGAAGAGTTACAAAAGATGTAGAGGTCGCTATTTTTGACCTTAGAAGCGGAGTAAGAGCATACTGTCCTGTTCATGAGTTTTCTGAAAGAGAGTACCGCTCTTTATCCGGATTCGTAACGACTCAACAAGAATTTATCATTGATGAATTAGATTTAGAAAATCGCATTGCTATTGTCAGTGTAAAGAAAGCTGATCAAATGAAACACGATCAATTTTGGAGTCAGTTGCAGTACGAGGAACAGAAAGGGATTTTATCTGAAAATACTTATGAAGGAGTTATTTCAGGCTTTAATCCAGAAACTGAACGTATCTTTGTTCGTATTAATGGCGTCGATTGCTTCATGCTTAAATACGATTGGGATCATGGCCGTGTTAGGGATATTGCTAGTCAAATTGACCGAGGTAGCAGAGTCGATGTAAAGGTGGAACGAATCGATCTTGAAAGAAAGTTAGTCCAGGTTAGTCGCAAAGCAACGTTTGATGATCCATTCGACGAACTAGAAAAACTGAAAAGCATGGATGTCATTGGAGGAAAAATCAGCGCGGTTCACCCAATTCATGGTATCTTCGTTAAATTAGCAAATGGATTGGAAGTCAAAGGGAGCAAGCCCAGAAATCTTGAGGAACCACTGGTAGATGATATTGTAAGCTGTCGAATACAAGCTATTGATAAAGACAATCGCCGCTGTAAGGTAGTCATTACAGGTTATCCGCAAGGGAAGAAGAAACGCAAAGATATGGGAGCATTTCTCTTTGAAACAAATGCCCGTTGA